The Corynebacterium tuberculostearicum genome window below encodes:
- the fdnG gene encoding formate dehydrogenase-N subunit alpha, with amino-acid sequence MSRFSPLNWPVVRQLRSGDPFGRDVNTQSQKSKDKHGRTVEADRVVQSVCPYCAVGCSQRVYVKDDRVIQVEGDPDSPISRGRLCPKGSASEQLINSATRLTKIKYRAPHSTEWQDLDEDTAMEMIADRFLEARRNGWQDVDDEGRALNRTMGIAGLGGATLDNEENYLIKKLFTAAGAIQLENQARIUHSATVPSLGTSFGRGGATQPLQDMANADCIVIEGSNMAECHPVGFQWVVEAKKRGARIIHVDPRYTRTSAFANRHIGIRGGTDVVLLGAVINYLLDNDLYFHDYVVAYTNAPMIISEDYQDTEDLDGLFSGYDPETGKYVTDSWQYVQKPEGASWNVERDETLEHPNSVFQILKRHYARYTPEVVEETCGIAQEDFYYLAESIAQNSTPDRTTCFAYALGFTQHTLGAQFIRTAAILQLLTGNVGRPGSGIMALRGHASIQGSTDIPTLFHSLPGYLPMPSVDKQSWPEFVDGIRNESQKGFWQIGENYAVSLMKSYWGDAATKDNGWGYDLMPRISGAHSTYETLMAMLDQQVEGYFVFGQNPAVAQSNGGMQRRGLAALKWLVVRDFQEIETASFWKDSPEIKNGELKTEDIGTEVFLMPAATHVEKAGTFTQTQRMLQWRFQAAPPPGDAKSDLWFFYQLGKKIKERLRDSTDPRDIPLQKVTWDYVETEEGEPNSEDVLKEINGYYLEGPKKGELLPAFVEMKNDGSTSGGCWIYTGVFKDGINQSARKVPGSEQNEVAPEWGWVWPANRRLLYNRASAKPDGTPWSERKKYVWWDADQGQWVGDDVPDFPATKAPDYKAPVDAVGPDALDGTDAFIMQADGRGWLFAPTGLSDGPLPTHYEPHESPVHNVLYKQQQSPTRLTIKRPDNLSRPEPGEPGSEVFPFVFSTYRLTEMYTSGAMSRRLPYLAELQPGLFCEVDKALAEKRGLENGKWATIVSPRGVIEAQVLVTDRMQMMKINGEEFHQIGLPYHYGESDSTAVAGDGANDLLGLTLEPNVFIQNSKIGACDIQPGRRPRGEARVEMLKEYQKRAHLNLDSGNDLLTVDDSFTYNPEPQQPADADEHGEKGEESEEGK; translated from the coding sequence ATGTCTCGCTTTAGCCCTCTCAACTGGCCGGTTGTGCGCCAGCTGCGCAGTGGCGATCCCTTCGGCAGGGACGTCAATACGCAGTCTCAAAAGAGTAAAGATAAGCATGGGCGCACCGTGGAAGCAGACCGCGTGGTGCAGTCGGTGTGCCCGTACTGTGCGGTTGGTTGCTCGCAGCGCGTATATGTCAAAGATGACCGCGTCATCCAGGTGGAGGGCGATCCGGATTCGCCTATTTCCCGTGGGCGCCTGTGCCCGAAGGGATCTGCGTCGGAGCAGCTGATCAACTCCGCTACGCGCTTGACCAAGATTAAGTACCGTGCGCCGCACTCTACGGAGTGGCAGGACCTTGATGAAGATACCGCGATGGAGATGATTGCGGATCGTTTCTTGGAAGCCCGCCGCAATGGCTGGCAGGATGTGGACGATGAAGGTCGTGCGCTCAACCGCACGATGGGCATCGCCGGTTTGGGCGGTGCGACCTTGGATAATGAGGAAAATTACCTCATCAAGAAGCTATTTACCGCCGCTGGTGCGATTCAGCTCGAGAACCAGGCGCGCATATGACACTCCGCCACCGTTCCTAGTCTAGGAACTTCGTTTGGCCGCGGCGGCGCAACCCAACCGCTGCAGGATATGGCGAATGCGGACTGCATCGTCATTGAGGGTTCTAACATGGCCGAGTGTCACCCAGTGGGATTCCAGTGGGTGGTGGAAGCCAAGAAGCGTGGTGCCCGCATCATTCACGTGGATCCGCGCTATACGCGCACGTCAGCCTTTGCGAATCGCCACATTGGCATTCGCGGCGGCACGGACGTGGTGCTTTTGGGCGCAGTCATTAACTACCTGCTGGACAATGACCTGTATTTCCATGACTACGTGGTGGCGTATACCAATGCGCCGATGATCATCTCGGAGGACTACCAGGACACCGAAGATCTGGACGGCCTGTTCTCTGGTTATGACCCAGAGACCGGTAAGTACGTCACGGATTCGTGGCAGTACGTACAGAAACCGGAGGGTGCGTCGTGGAATGTGGAACGCGATGAGACGCTAGAGCATCCGAATTCGGTTTTCCAGATTCTCAAGCGGCACTACGCGCGCTATACGCCTGAGGTAGTGGAGGAGACCTGCGGTATTGCGCAGGAGGACTTCTATTACCTAGCGGAGTCGATCGCGCAGAATTCTACGCCGGATCGCACCACCTGCTTTGCCTATGCGTTGGGCTTTACCCAGCACACCCTGGGTGCGCAGTTCATTCGTACCGCCGCCATCTTGCAGCTTCTCACCGGCAATGTGGGTCGCCCAGGTTCGGGCATTATGGCGTTGCGCGGTCACGCCTCGATTCAGGGCTCTACCGATATCCCGACGTTGTTCCACTCGTTGCCGGGGTATTTGCCCATGCCGAGCGTCGATAAGCAAAGCTGGCCAGAGTTCGTTGATGGAATCCGTAACGAGTCGCAGAAGGGCTTCTGGCAGATTGGTGAGAACTACGCAGTCTCGCTGATGAAGTCCTATTGGGGCGATGCGGCAACCAAGGACAATGGATGGGGCTATGACCTCATGCCGCGCATTTCTGGTGCGCATTCTACCTATGAAACGCTCATGGCCATGTTGGATCAACAGGTGGAAGGCTACTTTGTCTTTGGCCAGAACCCGGCCGTCGCGCAGTCCAATGGCGGCATGCAGCGCCGCGGCTTGGCGGCGCTGAAGTGGCTGGTCGTACGCGATTTCCAGGAGATTGAGACCGCCTCTTTCTGGAAGGATTCGCCGGAGATTAAAAACGGCGAGCTTAAGACCGAAGACATCGGCACTGAGGTCTTCTTGATGCCGGCGGCTACCCACGTGGAAAAGGCAGGAACCTTTACCCAGACGCAGCGCATGTTGCAGTGGCGTTTCCAGGCAGCCCCGCCGCCAGGCGATGCCAAGAGTGACCTGTGGTTCTTCTACCAGCTGGGCAAAAAGATTAAGGAACGCCTGCGCGATTCCACCGATCCGCGAGATATTCCTCTGCAGAAGGTCACGTGGGACTATGTAGAAACCGAGGAAGGCGAGCCGAATTCTGAGGACGTCCTCAAGGAGATCAACGGCTACTACCTCGAGGGCCCGAAGAAGGGCGAGCTTTTGCCTGCCTTTGTGGAGATGAAGAATGACGGCAGCACCTCGGGCGGTTGCTGGATCTACACCGGCGTGTTTAAGGACGGCATTAATCAGTCCGCGCGCAAGGTTCCGGGTTCGGAGCAAAACGAGGTAGCTCCCGAGTGGGGTTGGGTATGGCCGGCCAACCGCCGCCTGCTCTACAACCGTGCTTCGGCGAAGCCGGACGGCACTCCGTGGTCCGAACGCAAGAAATATGTGTGGTGGGACGCTGACCAGGGTCAATGGGTTGGCGATGACGTGCCGGACTTCCCGGCTACCAAGGCCCCGGACTACAAGGCTCCGGTCGACGCCGTGGGCCCGGACGCCCTCGACGGCACCGATGCCTTCATCATGCAGGCGGATGGCCGCGGTTGGCTCTTTGCACCGACCGGGCTTTCCGACGGCCCATTGCCTACCCACTATGAGCCGCACGAGTCCCCGGTGCACAACGTGCTGTACAAGCAGCAGCAGTCACCGACGCGCCTGACCATTAAGCGCCCAGACAACCTGTCGCGCCCAGAACCTGGTGAGCCGGGCTCCGAGGTGTTCCCGTTTGTCTTTTCCACCTATCGCCTCACCGAGATGTATACCTCGGGTGCGATGTCGCGCCGCCTGCCGTATTTGGCGGAGCTGCAGCCGGGCCTTTTCTGCGAGGTCGATAAGGCCTTGGCAGAAAAGCGTGGCTTGGAAAACGGCAAGTGGGCCACCATCGTCTCGCCGCGCGGCGTGATTGAGGCACAGGTCTTGGTCACTGACCGCATGCAGATGATGAAGATCAATGGCGAGGAGTTCCACCAGATCGGCCTGCCGTATCACTATGGCGAGTCCGATTCCACGGCCGTTGCAGGCGATGGTGCCAATGATTTGCTGGGCCTTACGTTGGAGCCGAACGTATTCATCCAGAATTCCAAGATCGGCGCTTGTGATATCCAGCCGGGGCGTCGCCCGCGTGGTGAGGCCCGTGTGGAGATGCTCAAGGAGTATCAGAAGCGCGCGCACCTGAACCTGGATTCCGGCAATGATCTGCTCACCGTGGATGATTCCTTCACCTATAACCCAGAGCCGCAGCAGCCCGCGGATGCGGATGAGCACGGCGAAAAGGGCGAGGAAAGCGAAGAAGGTAAGTAA